Part of the Candidatus Limnocylindria bacterium genome is shown below.
ACGGCGGAGTGTCGAAGGTGATCTCGCTCAAGCTCTCGGAGCTGGACGAGCAGCGCGAGCGCGCGGGCTAGCCGTTGACCTGGCGGCGCACGGCGCTCGTCGCGGGCTGGATCGCGACCGCGGGCTGGGGGATCTACTACCTGGTCGCGGTCGCCAGCAACGCACCGGCGTTCGTTGGGAACGCGGTGCTCCACTTCATCATCGGCTATATCTGGGCGCGCGCGATCATGGCCGGGCAGCTCTCCGCCCCGCTCGCGATCGCGGGAACGGTCGCCGCCGGTGTCTACACGCGGCTCGCGTTCGGCTTCGGGACGAGCGAATTCCTCTTCACACCCCTTGGACCGATCGTTGCCGTCGCGCTCGCGGACACGTCCACCCCGCGCAACATCGCGTCGTCCGTCGTCGCATTCGCCGTCGGCCTCGTCGCGTTCCTCTGGCTCGCGCCCTAGGTTGGATCGGTGAGTCTCGAGCAGGGCCTTGCGAAGACGCGAGGCGGATTCCTCGCCCGCCTCTTCGGTCGCAAGCCGGAGGAGCCGCTCACGCCTGAGTTCCTTGACGAGCTCGAGGAGGGACTCCTGCGCGCCGATCTGTCGGTGTCGCTCGTCGATCCGCTCATGGCCCAGGTTCGCGATCTGACCACGACCGGTGAGCTGAAGACGATCCGAAAGGCCCTCGACGCCGTGCGCGACGTGCTCGTCGCCGAGCTCTCGGGTAGAGACGGCGCGCTGCGGGGATCTGGCCAGCGGCCGCGGGTCGTTCTGGTCGTCGGCGTGAATGGCAGCGGAAAGACGACGACCGCCGCGAAGCTCGCCAAGCGCCTGAAGGACGCGGGAGAAACACCGCTTCTCGTGGCGGCGGACACGTTCCGCGCCGCCGCGATCGAGCAGCTCGAGACCTGGGCATCGCGCGTCGGCGTGCCGATCGTGTCCGGGAGGCCCGACGGGGATCCGGCGGCGGTCGTCTTCGACGCGATCAATGCGGCCACCGCACGCGGGAACAGCATCGTCATCGCGGATACCGCAGGCCGTCTTCACACGAAGGGTCATCTCATGGACGAGCTCGGCAAGATCGTTCGCGTCGCGGGACGCGCGCGCGAGGGCGCGCCGGATGAGGTCCTGCTCGTGCTCGATGGGACGGCTGGCCAGAACGCGATCCAGCAGGCACGTCAGTTCACGAAGGACGCAAATGTCACTGGACTCGTGGTAACGAAGCTCGATGGGACCGCGAAGGGCGGCGCGGTCTTTGCGATCGTGCACGAACTGCATTTGCCGGTGAAGTTCCTCGGCGTCGGCGAGAAGGCTGGCGACCTGGCTCCAATGGACCCCCGCGCTTTCGTTGAGGCGTTGCTGCCGCGCGCGGCTTAGCCTTAGCGCGCCATGGCAATCGTTCGTCTCCGGCCCGAAGAGCTCAAGCGCGCGCTCGATGAGAACGCGCTCTCGCTCCAGTTCCAGCCGCAGGTGCACGTGCCCACCGGCAAGCTCGTCGGCATCGAGGCGTTCGTGCGCTGGCCGCACCCGGCGCACGGGATGATCGGCCCGAGCGACATCGTGCCGCTCCTCGATCAGGGCTCGCTGCACGTTGAGTTCGATCGCTGGGTACTGCGCGCGCTGTGCGCGCAGGTGGTCGCATGGCGGAAAGAGGGCGTTCATGTTCCGCTGGTCGCGGCGAACATGTGGACGCACACGCTGCAGCGGCCGGATGTCGTCGACATGGTCCGTGACGCGATCGCGTCGAGCGGCATCGCTCCAAGTGACGTGGAGATCGAGTGCCCGCGCGGCAGCGTGCGTGATCCCCTGCTGGCCGAGCCTGTCCAGAAGATCCGCGGGCTCGGCGTTCGGATCGCATCCGAGGAGTTCGGCGACCCGGCGATCGCCGACGCGGCCTCCGGCTTCGACACGCTCAAGATCGGCTACCCGATCGCGCGCGATCTGCCGGTGCTCGGGACCGAGAGCCTCGAGGCGGTCCAGGCGATCGTCGGAGCGGCGAAGGTCACCGGCGCCCGCGTCGTCGCCGACAGTGTGGAGACAAAGGACCAGGAAGATCTGCTCGTCCAGTTCGGCTGCGAGATCGTGCAGGGCCGGCTGTACGGACCGGAGGTCGCGGCCGACGAGCTGAAGACCCTGCTCAGCGGATCGATACAAGCCCAGGCATGAGGCCGAGCTTTCGCTGAGCACGTGTTCACCCGCGCGGCGCTGCAGCACGCGCTCGACGCCGACGAGCTTCTCCTTCTCTATCAGGCGAAGGTCGACATGCGGACGGGCAAGCCCGTGGGCGTCGAATGCGCGATCCGCTGGCGTCACCCCACGCAGGGACTCCTTCACGCGACGAAGTTCGTCCATGAAGTGCCACCAGCTGGACTCGCGCCGGACTACATGCGCTTCATCGTTCGGACCGCCACTCGGCAGATGGCCCGTTGGCGGACCGCGTCGGTCCCGTTCGGCCGCGCCTCGATCAACGCCTGGCCGATCTCGATCGGCCGCGAGCTGATCGACGACACCCTCCGCGCGGCGGCCGAGGTCGGCATCGCGCCCGGCGAGATCGAGGTCGAGTCACAGCCCGAGGCGACCTACGGGCCGGAGATCTTCGCCGCGCTGCAGGAGTTTCGGGAGGCTGGGATCCGGGTCGCACTCGATGACTTCGGCGAGGGTTACCTGCGCTTCATGTCGATACGCGACGCCCCATTCGACGTCGTGAAGCTACCTGTCCACTTCGTTCTGCGGGCGGGCTCGACGTTCGACGATGCGGTGATCGCGGCCGGGGTCGGCTTCGCGCGGTCGATAGGCGCCGAGACCGTTGCCGAGGGGGTCGAGACGA
Proteins encoded:
- a CDS encoding EAL domain-containing protein; this translates as MFTRAALQHALDADELLLLYQAKVDMRTGKPVGVECAIRWRHPTQGLLHATKFVHEVPPAGLAPDYMRFIVRTATRQMARWRTASVPFGRASINAWPISIGRELIDDTLRAAAEVGIAPGEIEVESQPEATYGPEIFAALQEFREAGIRVALDDFGEGYLRFMSIRDAPFDVVKLPVHFVLRAGSTFDDAVIAAGVGFARSIGAETVAEGVETTQIRDRVRELGCDIGQGFLWSQQVLGDELPAVLQAIGIDGASAKPVA
- the ftsY gene encoding signal recognition particle-docking protein FtsY is translated as MSLEQGLAKTRGGFLARLFGRKPEEPLTPEFLDELEEGLLRADLSVSLVDPLMAQVRDLTTTGELKTIRKALDAVRDVLVAELSGRDGALRGSGQRPRVVLVVGVNGSGKTTTAAKLAKRLKDAGETPLLVAADTFRAAAIEQLETWASRVGVPIVSGRPDGDPAAVVFDAINAATARGNSIVIADTAGRLHTKGHLMDELGKIVRVAGRAREGAPDEVLLVLDGTAGQNAIQQARQFTKDANVTGLVVTKLDGTAKGGAVFAIVHELHLPVKFLGVGEKAGDLAPMDPRAFVEALLPRAA
- a CDS encoding EAL domain-containing protein → MAIVRLRPEELKRALDENALSLQFQPQVHVPTGKLVGIEAFVRWPHPAHGMIGPSDIVPLLDQGSLHVEFDRWVLRALCAQVVAWRKEGVHVPLVAANMWTHTLQRPDVVDMVRDAIASSGIAPSDVEIECPRGSVRDPLLAEPVQKIRGLGVRIASEEFGDPAIADAASGFDTLKIGYPIARDLPVLGTESLEAVQAIVGAAKVTGARVVADSVETKDQEDLLVQFGCEIVQGRLYGPEVAADELKTLLSGSIQAQA